The proteins below are encoded in one region of Lactuca sativa cultivar Salinas chromosome 3, Lsat_Salinas_v11, whole genome shotgun sequence:
- the LOC111917273 gene encoding chaperone protein ClpB4, mitochondrial: MAAVMIRRTATSATVRLTRYALLTAIDGSSASCVSRSQSRLHSSIATRPAVYTGYIPYFLHSGSIGHNRISSSSPRLYSTAANPSQFNNKDYTEMAWEGIVGAVDAARGSKQQIVESEHLMKALLEQKDGLARRILTKAGLDNTSVLQAIDNFIAQQPKVTDTSSPVLGSHLSSLLENARKYKKEMGDDFVSVEHLVLAFPSDKRFGKQLFSNLQLSEKSLKDAVQAVRGSQKVTDQNPEGKYEALEKYGNDLTELARRGKLDPVIGRDDEIRRCIQILSRRTKNNPVIIGEPGVGKTAIAEGLAQRIVRGDVPEPLKNRKLISLDMGSLLAGAKYRGDFEERLKAVLKEVTASNGQIVLFIDEIHTVVGAGAAGGAMDAGNLLKPMLGRGELRCIGATTLNEYRKYIEKDPALERRFQQVFCDQPSVEDTISILRGLRERYELHHGVKISDGALVSAALLADRYITERFLPDKAIDLVDESAAKLKMEITSKPTELDEIDRAVLKLEMERLSLKNDTDKASKERLSKLDSDLETLKQKQKEFNEQWEREKLLITRIRSIKEEIDRVNQEMEAAERDYDLNRAAELKYGTLMTLQRQLSEAEKNLSDYQHSGKSLLREEVTDIDIAEIVSKWTGIPLSNLQQSERDKLVSLEHVLHKRVVGQDIAVKSVADAIRRSRAGLSDPNKPIASFMFMGPTGVGKTELAKALASYLFNTENALVRIDMSEYMEKHAVSRLVGAPPGYVGYEEGGQLTETVRRRPYSVVLFDEIEKAHHDVFNILLQLLDDGRITDSQGRTVSFTNAVVIMTSNIGSHYILETLQTTHDSKDAVYELMKRQVVELARQTFRPEFMNRIDEYIVFQPLDATQIRHIVQIQLNRVKDRLKQKKIDLHYTEEATDILGKLGFDPNFGARPVKRVIQQMVENEISMGILRGDFNEDDTIILEASTLGKDGLRIRKLENQSGVDEMVANN, encoded by the exons ATGGCTGCAGTGATGATTCGAAGGACGGCCACCTCCGCCACCGTCAGGCTCACCCGATACGCTCTACTCACCGCCATTGATGGCTCTTCGGCTTCGTGCGTCTCTCGCTCTCAGTCTCGCTTGCACTCCTCCATTGCTACTAGACCAGCTGTTTATACGGGCTATATACCTTACTTTCTTCATAGCGGTTCTATCGGACACAACAGGATTTCTTCATCATCGCCTCGCCTTTATTCAACTGCTGCCAATCCTTCCCAG TTCAACAATAAGGATTACACCGAGATGGCATGGGAAGGGATTGTTGGTGCTGTAGATGCAGCACGAGGAAGCAAACAACAAATTGTAGAGTCTGAGCATTTAATGAAAGCCCTTTTGGAGCAAAAAGATGGTTTGGCAAGAAGGATACTTACAAAGGCTGGGTTAGACAACACGTCAGTTCTGCAAGCTATAGATAATTTTATAGCTCAACAACCAAAG GTTACTGACACCAGTAGCCCTGTACTCGGGTCACATTTAAGTTCTCTGTTGGAAAATGCAAGAAAGTATAAAAAAGAAATGGGAGATGACTTTGTTTCTGTTGAACATCTTGTGTTGGCCTTCCCTTCCGATAAGAGGTTCGGAAAGCAACTGTTTAGCAACTTGCAGTTAAGTGAGAAGTCATTAAAGGATGCTGTGCAAGCTGTTCGTGGAAGTCAGAAAGTAACTGATCAAA acCCTGAAGGGAAATACGAGGCACTTGAAAAATATGGGAACGATTTGACTGAACTTGCTAGAAGAGGTAAGCTGGATCCAGTGATAGGCCGGGATGATGAAATCCGGAGGTGCATCCAGATATTGTCTAGAAGAACAAAAAACAACCCGGTTATCATCGGTGAGCCTGGTGTAGGGAAAACTGCTATTGCTGAAGG GTTAGCTCAAAGAATTGTACGTGGAGATGTTCCAGAGCCTCTCAAGAATCGTAAG CTGATATCTCTGGACATGGGTTCCTTGCTTGCTGGTGCTAAGTACAGAGGAGATTTTGAGGAGCGGCTTAAAGCTGTTTTGAAGGAGGTCACAGCTTCAAATGGACAAATTGTTTTATTCATTGATGAGATTCACACTGTAGTTGGTGCAG GAGCTGCTGGAGGAGCAATGGATGCTGGGAATTTATTGAAACCAATGTTGGGGCGTGGTGAGCTTCGATGTATTGGAGCCACAACATTAAACGAATACCGAAAATACATTGAAAAGGACCCTGCTTTGGAACGAAGATTCCAACAAGTATTCTGTGATCAACCCTCTGTTGAAGACACGATTTCCATTCTTCGTGGGCTCCGCGAACGATATGAACTTCATCACGGGGTCAAAATATCCGATGGTGCTTTAGTTTCAGCAGCTCTTCTTGCTGATCGATACATCACTGAACGCTTTTTGCCCGACAAAG CAATTGATCTGGTTGATGAATCTGCTGCAAAATTAAAAATGGAGATTACATCTAAACCGACAGAGTTAGATGAGATAGATCGAGCTGTCTTGAAACTCGAGATGGAGAGACTCTCTTTAAAAAACGACACGGATAAAGCATCAAAAGAAAGGTTGTCCAAATTAGATTCTGATTTGGAAACTTTAAAACAGAAACAGAAAGAGTTTAATGAACAATGGGAACGTGAAAAGTTACTGATAACCCGCATACGCTCAATCAAGGAAGAG ATTGATAGGGTGAACCAAGAAATGGAAGCTGCTGAGCGTGATTATGATCTAAACCGTGCTGCGGAACTCAAATACGGGACATTGATGACACTTCAGCGCCAGCTAAGCGAAGCGGAGAAGAATCTTTCCGACTACCAGCACTCGGGGAAATCTTTACTCCGTGAAGAAGTAACCGATATTGACATTGCTGAAATTGTAAGCAAATGGACGGGAATACCCTTATCAAATCTTCAACAATCCGAGAGAGACAAACTCGTATCCTTAGAACACGTTCTCCACAAACGAGTTGTCGGGCAGGACATTGCGGTGAAATCGGTTGCAGACGCGATCCGCCGGTCGCGTGCAGGGCTCTCGGATCCAAACAAACCGATAGCAAGCTTCATGTTCATGGGCCCCACCGGTGTTGGGAAAACCGAACTCGCGAAAGCTCTTGCTAGTTATCTTTTTAATACCGAAAACGCCCTTGTGAGAATTGATATGTCTGAGTACATGGAGAAACACGCGGTGTCACGGTTGGTGGGTGCACCGCCGGGGTACGTGGGGTATGAAGAAGGCGGTCAGCTTACGGAAACGGTCCGTAGAAGGCCGTATTCGGTGGTTCTTTTTGATGAGATTGAGAAAGCGCACCATGATGTGTTTAATATCTTGTTACAGTTGTTGGATGATGGAAGAATAACGGATTCTCAAGGGCGTACTGTTAGTTTTACAAATGCGGTTGTTATAATGACATCTAACATTGGGTCCCACTATATACTGGAAACGCTTCAAACTACACATGATAGTAAGGATGCGGTTTATGAATTAATGAAACGACAAGTGGTTGAGTTGGCTAGGCAGACTTTTCGTCCTGAGTTTATGAATCGGATTGATGAGTATATTGTTTTCCAACCACTTGATGCCACACAAATCAGACATATAGTCCAGATCCAG